ATCAGCTCGCGCGCCAGATCCACGTGCTCGGCATCCAGCAGCGAGTCGCCGATCTCGTAGCCCCTGGCCTTGAGGAAGGTGTAGGCCATGCCCCCGCCGATGAGCAGGGCGTCGACGCGGGTCAGGAGGTTTCGGATGACGCCGATCTTGTCGGAGACCTTGGCCCCTCCCAGGATGGCCACGAAGGGGCGCTCGGGCTCGGCCAGGGCCTTGCCCATGGTCTCGATCTCCTTGAGCAGCAAGAAGCCCGCCACGGCCGGCAGGTGATGGGCCACGCCCTCGGTGGAGGCGTGGGCCCGGTGCGCCGAGCCGAAGGCATCGTTGACGTAGACGTCGCCCAGCCGCGCCAGGCGCCGGGCGAAATTGGGGTCGTTCTTCTCCTCCTCGGGGTGGAAGCGCAGGTTCTCCAGGAGCGCCACGTCTCCGGGGGCCAGATCCTGGACGGCCCGCTCCACCTCGTCGCCCACGCAGTCGGGCAGCATCCGCACCGGCATGCCGAGCAGCTCCCCAAGGCGGTGGGCCACGGGCCGGAGGCTGTAGCGGGGATCGGGCCTGCCTTTGGGCCGCCCCAGGTGCGACATGAGCACGACCCGCGCCCCGTGGCCCAGCAGGTACTGGATGGTGGGCAGGCTGGCGCGGATCCGCTTGTCGTCGGTGATCCGCCCCTGCTCGTCCATCGGCACGTTGAAGTCGACCCGCACCAGGACCCGCTTGCCCTGGACGTCGACGGCCTCCACGCTCTTCTTCTGGTACGAGGTCATGAGGGCGCTCGCCCCTTTCGTGGGTCCTCCGGCGGCGGCACCGGACGCCCGCCGGCGATGGTAGTGGCTATGGCTACGCCCTTACGCGGCGACGGGCGCCTTCACAGGCGCCCGTCCTTCTTGGCCATGTACTTGACCAGGTCCACGCACCGCACCGAGTAGGCCCACTCGTTGTCGTACCAGGCCACCACCTTGACGAAGGTGCCGTCGATGACCATGGTCAGCTCGCCATCGACGATGGCCGAATGGGAGTCGCCGATGAGGTCGCTGGAGACCAGCGGCTCCTCGCTGTAGCGCAGGATGCCCTCGAGCGGCCCCGCCGCGGCCTCCGCGAGGGCCCGGTTGACCTCCTCCACGCTGGTGGCCTTGTCGACCACCGCCACCAGGTCCAGGATGGAGACGTCGGGCGTCGGCACCCGCAGCGCGTAGCCATCCAGCTTGCCCTTGAGGTGCGGCAGCACCAGCCCCACCGCCTGCGCGGCACCCGTCGTGGTGGGGATGATGTTGAGAGAGGCGGCGCGGGCCCGGCGCAGATCCTTGTGGGGCAGGTCCAGCACCCGCTGGTCGTTGGTGAAGCTGTGCACCGTCGTCATGGTGCCCCGCACGATGCCGAAGCGCTCGTCGAGCACCTTGGCCACCGGCGCCAGGCAGTTGGTGGTGCACGAGGCGTTGGAGACCAGGTGGTGCTGGGCGGGGTCGTAACGCTCGTGGTTGACCCCCAGCACGATGGTGATGTCCTCGCCCTTGGCGGGGGCCGTGATGATCACCTTGCGGGCGCCGGCCTTCAGGTGAGCCGAGGCCTTCTCCCGATCCCGAAAGAGCCCCGTCGACTCCAGCACGTACTCGACGCCCAGATCCTTCCACGGCAGCTCGGCCGGGTTCTTGACGGCCAGCACCTTGATGCGGCGGCCGTCGATGACGATGCTGTCACCGTCGACCCGCACCTCGCCCTTGAAGGTGCCGTGCACCGAGTCGTGCTTGAAGAGGTGGGCCAGGGTCGGGGCGTCGGTGATGTCGTTGACCGCCACGATCTCCAGCTGCGGGTCGTGGATGGCGGCGCGCACGATCTGCCGCCCGATCCGCCCGAAGCCGTTGACCCCCACGCGAATCGCCATGCCAACCGCTCCTTCCATGGTCTGGTCTGCCGGCGGCCCCTAGCGGGACGCGCTGGTGGCCGCCGCCATCTCCTCCGATCGGGGGC
This genomic interval from Limnochorda sp. LNt contains the following:
- the gap gene encoding type I glyceraldehyde-3-phosphate dehydrogenase, with translation MAIRVGVNGFGRIGRQIVRAAIHDPQLEIVAVNDITDAPTLAHLFKHDSVHGTFKGEVRVDGDSIVIDGRRIKVLAVKNPAELPWKDLGVEYVLESTGLFRDREKASAHLKAGARKVIITAPAKGEDITIVLGVNHERYDPAQHHLVSNASCTTNCLAPVAKVLDERFGIVRGTMTTVHSFTNDQRVLDLPHKDLRRARAASLNIIPTTTGAAQAVGLVLPHLKGKLDGYALRVPTPDVSILDLVAVVDKATSVEEVNRALAEAAAGPLEGILRYSEEPLVSSDLIGDSHSAIVDGELTMVIDGTFVKVVAWYDNEWAYSVRCVDLVKYMAKKDGRL
- a CDS encoding phosphoglycerate kinase, with the translated sequence MTSYQKKSVEAVDVQGKRVLVRVDFNVPMDEQGRITDDKRIRASLPTIQYLLGHGARVVLMSHLGRPKGRPDPRYSLRPVAHRLGELLGMPVRMLPDCVGDEVERAVQDLAPGDVALLENLRFHPEEEKNDPNFARRLARLGDVYVNDAFGSAHRAHASTEGVAHHLPAVAGFLLLKEIETMGKALAEPERPFVAILGGAKVSDKIGVIRNLLTRVDALLIGGGMAYTFLKARGYEIGDSLLDAEHVDLARELMAEAERRKVRLLLPEDVVVAQAFSAQAPRQVVAATAIPAGWQGLDIGPRTRERFEAEIRQARTVIWNGPLGVFEMAPFAEGTRHVALALAQSDGTTIIGGGDTAAAVEQFGLADRMSHVSTGGGASLEFLEGRELPGVAVLQDR